ttctattactttttctgcagagtttcgAAGAACGAGTGGTTGGTGATGACAGTtcggggccttctgtggagactaagggctgcactcaagatgtgattgaaaacaattcacagctcacttgctcatcccaaaccactgaaatataccttcctATGCCAGAATTGGTACTGAccagggacaatgagttggtaagttatgttctagtacacattgaaacctgatttgaaccaccttcagttatACAAATTTCTCAGTTGCAATAAGAAAGAGAGTATGCCTGTTATAAAAATGAGTATATTTATGGGCAGTTACTCACAGTAATGCCATTGTTAGTTGAGGTCTTTTCCAGTTCTAATGTATGAGGCAGAAAGCTGAACCACACTaatatttttctgtcaatatcacttgtacaacacCAGAAATCCTCGGATAGAGTATCTGATGGAGTAGACTTGTTGATAACTATGTGAAATGTCTGCTCAAGCCATTTGTCTAAGCTATAACTGGGCTCTGTCTCATTATTGCCCTCTCTTTGTTTTAAGGCACCTTCCTCCTTCATTTCAATGAAGGATCGAGCTCTTACTCTTGTGGCACCTCTTTATAAGACTGAGTAACAAAagatgaagacaattcaatgtacagtgggacctcgatctgtcgttccagctgttttacctctgctctaagtgaccaaaactctcattcaaaccGCATGCCCTTTGTGATATAACTCCCCCTCCTTAGATGAacgttgatattctggagtttgatctgtgagtggcaAGAATCTTATAGCTACATTGGCCAGCTGAAGTGGTTTCAAGCAAAAGAGGCTTTTTTATTATCGAATTAGGTtcttattgttttccttttattgagtgaagcccattattctatcctagtttcatgtgaaagacgAGGACGAAGGTAACctcagtgaagggaattatcctgtgctgtacacatcagatccaacaggaatttcaactgatgtgtcagatccattagccactgatgaattggtgagttcaCTAGTGCCTTGTACAGTTCTATTTTTCTACTgcacaatatcattcctttgtggaatattcccaacacctctcagcagaaacggAAACCATTCTCCCTCACCTGATCAATAATGACCAACTACAGAACAATTTCACGAGTgagtcatttaaaattaattattcgtaaTAATGAATGGTTTTTTTTGCTAAAGCGACACTTCAAATTTGTTTACTAAGCAAGTGAGCACACTGTCTTCACATTGGTGAGCAGTTATTGTTCTCTTGATAATATAACaaagttttcacttctgttcaTGACAGAGTAGATGGgtgattaggaattgagagttaagcGGAGTGTTGTTGAGTTTGGAACAGTTTAATAgcatgaccatgacatcatgatgcagctgctagcatGGTCTAACAACATAGCttgttccttatgagagattgatattcacaggaatcagatcagatttggatattttgatgaaagtgaaCAGGATTTTATGACaaggactagggatttgtccttCTTTACCACTTTTGTATGGGGTGTTGTACGTTTTGCAATTCAAATGGATTACCAAAAGACATCAAAAGTTAGTGACATGAACTAATTTTTACATactttgactcaattttctgctgctgttgttcatagtcttgagACTCTTCcactatgaatttaatattttgctaattgttagatatttattagacatttttggacacactcatCTTATCTTTCATTCCTAGCATAAGGCAGGAATACCCAtcattttggtaaaatgactgaactaagtccacagtagtttgttctatgtttttgcccctccttggatctggtataGCATTCcatattcactaacattaaatCCGGTGGCTATTTTTTTCGTGCTCCACAAAGTAAGAGCTAGTGTTAGTATCTGAATTATCTCTCCCCgactgcctgctgtcaccagtttttcttttagtaaccccACTAGCACATCCGTATCACTTGCTTTATCAACAACTTTTGAATTATGCTttggaaggaaatctttatccaataGTTTGCAAGCCTTTTTGTTCAGAATAGAAGTTGCAACATTCAGTTACCTTTAGGAGACATTGATTTGCTGTGAGATGCAACTGCATGGAGTTTCAAAGGAGACACATCCATTTCCTTGAACgatgaatttatttcctccaATGCTTTTCTTTCAATCAATCTTTGTCGAAATCTACAATGCTATCATCACTGCCAGCAATTGGGATTAGCTCTTAAATACCACAGTTTTCTTCAATATGTATGGTGTATGTATTTATCCACTTTCTCTCTTCATGAATCACGTATCTTTTGTCCCGGAATTTCTTTTAACAGTTTCCAGTATGCTACttatcatgaatgaaaatgctgGTGTTACTGTTTGTAgtgatttactcctttttttctgaCATCTAAATGGATCACAGCAAATTATTTGAtacgttttatatttttctaaaaagtagGTTTTTTGGTTCTCACAATTACTCAAAAGAAGTCCAGAACTTATTCCATGCCTGAGTTCAATCATTTGTCTTTAAAATGtacttaattcttcaaattttaggaGATTCACTTAGTGAAGCTAGTTTATGGCACTCTgggccgtattttaagacgttcctagaggaacgactcttcccgtatgacgcgttactagggggaaGTCAACCTCTAAGCGTTTTTTAAACGTACCTCTTCGTTTGTAGGACCAACTCTATCAACAAGCATACCGATTGtctccctactattttgagcatggcTCAGACCATGCTACTAAATTGTAGGAACGGTTTCAAGGCCTAACATGGCGGAATGCGTTGATCACCTCcggattttggcattttttttagaCACATGTGGCAATATGCGATCAAAATGTAGTTAAAATGTCGCTTCTTTAACCTgttgatgtttatttatttcatcatatatgcctgttataaggaaacgtataaaaagaacgaaaaagtgAAGTCCGTAATAGCAATGAAGTAAACAACCATTGCATCAACATGGACGCAGAATTTGCAAGGTACGTGATGGAAGAGCCGTATATTTATGTTGGAAGAATGCACCTAAGGGATAGGCAGAATCCCATTGAGTTTTATTCAGAAGCGGAATTCCTCCAAAGGTATCGCTTCTCAAAGAGAACGGTATCAGACGTCTTATTACCTTACGTGAGGAGTGAGCGTTTAAGCAACCGTGGTTTGCCGATTCCGGATATTTTGAAGCTGCTAATTGCCTTGAGGTTTTACGCCACCGGGTCATTCCAGGTATGTGGTATcttttacttaatatttataaatgtgtttttgttCCGTTGATCATGTAATACATATTCAAATCCCTTTTGCAGTTAGTTTGCGGCGATCTGGCCGGGGTTACTCAGGGGACGGTGTCCAAAATTATTAAGGTATGCTTTCTCCTTAGTTTGGTACTTGTATGAGCGTAAACTTTCCATTTGTAGGGGGAGAGTTATAAGGtgtttcatgacaaatatttggtAATCATTACAGAGCATCAGTAATGACCTGGTGGCAGTATTACCTCGGTACATGAAGTTGCCAAGTTCAGATGAAGATACTGCTCGATGCAAGAGATCTTTTTACGAAAAAGCTCAATTTCCTGGAGTGGTGGGTTGTATCGACTGCACCCATGTTCCGATTGTGAGTCCGGGGGGGGAGTTTGGCGAGTTGTACAGAAACCGGAAGGGGTGGTTTTCCCTAAATGTGCaggtatgtatattttatttaccaatttatcGTCATCATGTTGCACCAAGTTGTTAGATTTCTCGATGTTACACTActatttattcaagtttcttctgcaCTACTATTTAGAAtgcaatttcattgtttttatgtcAACAAGTGCTAAAGTGGaatcttataatttcattttaacttagGTCGTTGCCGGTCCAAATATGGAAATAATGGATATAGTTTGCAGATGGCAAGGTTCAGCTCATGATGCTAGAATTTTCCACAATAGTCGCCTTAAGCTGAAATTTGAGACCAATGAGGTGAAGGGCATCCTTCTCGGAGATAGTGGGTATCCTCTATTGCCATATCTTTTCACACCAGTTTTAAGACCAGAGTCTGCTTCTGAGAGGAGGTAAATAAGGAGAGAATTTGTGATTCACGttgtaattttgacaaaagttatagCACCTCAAAGCCTTAAGTATGGTGTTTTATGAAAACTAACCCTTCAGGTACAACATCTCCCACATTAGGACAAGGTGCACCGTGGAGCGTACATTTGGGGTGTGGAAACGTAGATTTCCATGCCTCAGTATGAAGCTCCGCGTGAAGTTATTTACTGCACAGAAGGTCATTTTGGCTTGTGCAGTTCTTCACAATGTGGCTATGCAGAATCATGATCCTATGCCTGATCGTATGCCAGCTATGCCCAGGTTGGAAGTCCCTGTACAAAGACTCCAACCTGTTCACGGTCGCCCAAATGCCATCCGGGCGGCATTCATAGAGAGGCATTTTGGTGAAGAGgtaattatttttgggaaaattaatatgatatgaaaattaccatttcaacTCCATTTGGCTTACTTTATGTGATATCAAAGAAGGAAATGATATGCAGAAATGGAGATATGTATGACAATGGCtggaaagatttcaattttaacttccataatttcatttattttgaaagctcacTGATAAAATATGATTCGATTTGATTTAAGATTATATTCAGCGTACTCCATTGAGAATTCACCATGTTAATCTTCAGATCTAACAACAATGTACTATTGACTTAGATTACTCATTATATGTAGCCCTGAAATTGTAAGGTATGCATGTTCTAACGAAATCATACaatgtcatttttcttttaaataggtCAATGTTCTTGAACCTCAGAACGTGGCATAGGATTTGATTCTGCATAAACACAATGAGAAGAACTTCACGACCCCAAAAATCTTGTGTGAAGTAAATAACTTCATGTGGCGTGGCACCTTGTCCCAGGAAGCAGACCTAAGGTATAGAGGATACTTACTGACTCCAAGGATATCATTTGTCTCATTGGTCTATGCATGCcatcttttttggaaaattttgcatcATGAGCTTCAACTTGTCATTTGTAAACATATCCATTATTTCTATTATTGGGTAAAACATCTCTGTACAATTCGCCGAGTAGGGAGCATGGTTGCAGTGCAATCCACAACTCCAGGACTGCTTGCATTGCGCAGTATCTTATGCTGAAATTGGCAACTTCATCTCGAGGCaaattatggtttgaaaatatccgGATGAGGCAAACCGCGGTTGCTGAGGAATTCTACTTCTGAATTAATGGGATTCTGCCAATCCCTTTTGTGTATTCTTTCAACATAAATGCACGTGTCTTCCATCACGTACTTTCATAGTGAATTGTTCAATTGCAATGgatcttaataaataaattatgttattcTGATTTAAAACCATGTATATAGttccttcatttccctttttGCTCTAGGCTCCCACAAGTTTTGCATGTTCCTTGCAATGCATGAATATGGATAGCAAAATGAAGCATAAGAAAAGAGCTATAATTACTTCTCATAGCTATAACCCTAATTTCAGGCCTCTATCTGCGTGgaaattaattaaatgttttatgtaTTATACATACTAAAATTTATCTAGCAGGCACATCCATGGACCATCGGACCATGTTATGCCCTTTCAATTTGTCCATTTCATATTTGTGAGGAAAtacaatttcatggaaaaataatcatgaacGATGAATAGGCAATCAGATAATATGACAAAAAATGGGCTTCGACaattaaattttaggaaattaataaaattaaacaattctgtattgaaattagcatcatttaaagaaaaccttagcaaaattacttttcattaaaaCCTGAAGAGGTAGTCAGTCCCATCATGAAACATGACTGTATGATGGTAGGACTGATCAAAGGGAAGAGCAACAGGGGAGGGTTATTCAAGGTCACTTTCCATATTCTATGCTGCTAACATATCTTACAACAAGGAGaaggtaataaaaaatgtaaagcagGAACTTGATTTCAGCAATGGACCACTACTACATTGGAGAATTGAATCGAGAGCTACACGCAATCAACCTTCATATTGATGACAGATGTGATGAACTACATAGAATATcaaatgaaatcttaaaaaaagtcTCCTACAAAGGCAGCAATGCCTTGCACAGCAGTGAAATTACTAATGAGAGGAGTTGTATAAGCATAGTATTTcattagcattaaattattttcattcatgggaGGTATTGAGAGAGATCGTTTACATGAAAGCAACTATATGCTAGAGTCACTATAGTTAACCATGATGCATTAATGACTgacatgtcaaaataaatattactcactCAATTTGCTAAACGAAAGTTTTTCCAATGAATAGTTTGTGTTACCTTCAGCAACATGTTAAAGTGATCCAAAAACTGCTTTATATTAAACCACAAAACTACACCTTTGATGGTGACCACTCATGGTGAGAAAGGAATGcatcaaattaaatataattattacattacgTATTGCTTTTATCTACGTCACCGAATTACCTGAACAGATTGAAAGAAAGAGTAATTTAAGGAATGGGAAATGCAGCTAAATAACATTAGCCATGTTCAATtgaattaaactttatttaaaattcaaaaataaataaatacaaaaaaattacaaaggaaggacgaagttgttggttgacagacaaaacatatttctgagaGCAAGAAGACGAAGCAAAATCAAATGCAAAGAAGGCAAAATTGCTGGTTGGATGTGCAGAATTACATGAGGAAGAGTTGGAATATGGCTAATGAAAGGCAGGAGTCAAGCAGGATGGAAATAGCTATGCAGGTGCAGAGGATCTCTTTCCAGTTACAAAAAGGGCACCATCACCAGGGGAAATGGTCCACGAGAAGGCATGGAAGCAGGCGGGAGTAATGGCATCTTAAATGACACAGACGCATCCAGCAGTCCGGGAGAGAGAAGCAGGAACAGGGAGCAAACCAACGCCAAGATAGAGGAGGAATTCATAGAGGCGTATCTGAAAGCTTACAAAGAAGTTGGCATATAAGCATATGATGCATACAAACTCCACACAACAATACAGATGTAATTTGGCCCCTCAAATCATGCATTACACCTTCATATCAATATGCAAATACAATGGTCATTCACATGCTTTTATTTACAATCATTCATTTAAGGAAGCATTGCATGGATTAAATGTTATCATGCTGGGTTTCATAACTGCAAGACTTCATACACTGAAAAGTTGGCTATGCATTTGAAAGTTTGAGTTCCCACAACTAATATGCCAATTCTGCAGAAAACTGAAACATGCATCAAACTTAACATACatatgttttgttttcattatccctaaaattGGCTGATTTGAATGAATGTACTTTCCTGAATAGCCATTGGATTAGAATCATAAGCAAATAACTTTACAGATAACAagataatggagaattttaacAAGAAAGACCTTTACCTAGGTGAAAGAACGCACATATTAGGGATAATGAGTAACCAAGTAATGAATCCAGTAAgaaataacttttcattttccagtattttaaagttattgaaaaataaagacatgcCAGTCCTATAATTAAAAGCTATTAAGATAAAATAGAGAAATCAAATAATAGAAAAGATGTGTGACCGTGACATGCATTATTCAAGAACCAATGAGAAAGTGCCTTAAGCTTCATTGTCAATTCCTGTCAATACACACTTCAGTGGAATTTcaaataaaaccaaattaaagGAAGTACTTCATACCTTAATGAATTTAATCTTTTAATGGGGGATAATAAAAAAGTTCAATAACGGGCAAATGGAATGAGTGGAAACAGAAATGTGTTCATGAAGAACTGGAGGCATTCCCTCCAATAGCAGTCTACCACTGGAAGAGATATTATTTCATGCTGTAGATGTTTCATTTATCACTATTCCAAGCACATCATCAAACAACAAGATAAAGAACAATGAAATGTCCTAGAAATTAAAGGGAATGCTATGCTTAGTGTAAGTTAGCTATTTGcagaaattttattcatcaagaggtgtattaaaaattttgaaatgaacacTGATGCATTATGAACTCACAATAGGAATGATTATTGCCTCATGTTCACATTTAAGATTCTACTCATGTATTTGGCTGTTACTAAACTTGTTTTATCTTCAGCATAGTAATATATCATAACAAGTACTACACGCTTCAGCTTCGCCTCCTCCGTTTGAAGCTGTATACTTAAGATACGCCTCTTGAATTCCTCCTCCATCTGGATGGTCTTTCCAGCAGCCTTGGCGTTGGCTAGCTCCTGTTCCTTGATTGCGCATGCAATCTCTGCTTCTCTCTTCCGGATCCGCTGGATGGCATCCTCCTTTTCATCATAAGATGCCATGTGCTCCAGCCTAGCTTCCATCTCCTTCTCAATGGCCGCTTCCCTGGTAAATCGTGCCCTTTTCGAACTGGAAGAGGTCCCTGCACCTTGCATCCTCGGAGTGTATGCTTCCTCTGCCGGTCTGTCCTCAAAATCTGAGGAAATATCATAAAGTATACcattgattaatgaaaaacatCCGATTACATTCCTGGAAATGGTGTCAAGAAACTCAACTTAACCTTAgtcattataattatatattgatATCCAATAACAACTTCCATAAGTCGCAGGAAAATAAGAACACAATACGCAAAGGCTAGTACGATACAGTTAAATTTCTCTTTAAAGAAGTGTTATTCTTTCATGCAAAATCATGATACTGTacaccattactaatttttggcTGGCAGATGTTATATGTGATACTTTTTTGATTGTTGTTAATCTCAGTGTGACACTATGGAATTCCCTTCGTTAATGATAGATACATAATCCTTATTTTCAATCAACTTGCCTGATATCTCAGAAACGTTGAGAGGAAGCAAACACTCCGAGGTCCCAACCCTACCCACCGTGGAAACGCTAGGGACCGGCAACTCGTCACAATCCCCAGCATTCAACGGTGAGTAGGAGATGGACGGCATAGCTATTTCCATCTCTGGGGGCAAATCTTCCCGACTGGTGGACGGCATAGGTCCGCCACCAGTCCTCATCCTCTCCTGCCTTTCATCAGCCAGCTCTTTTCTCTTTCTCATCTTCAGGTTATCCCAACTCTTCCTCAATTGCTTGGCGGTGCGCTATAAGGGCGAGAAATTATCGGTAACATTGAGGTTTACgacacaaaataaattactggACAAACTAAAAATCAATATCCATCACTACAGCCACAATTTATAATGCtacgtttataaaaaaaattacttactttaccacgaaaaaaacaattacaactaTTCCGCCACCATTGTGGAGTAGTTGTAATCATTACCGCTACCACGCCGATACCAAAAGCTCACAACAATAATTCCAATAGCATTCCATAAcatggaattattgttgtgaagCTTTTGGTTTCGGCGTTGGAAAGTAACATTTATTTGTATTGCATGGCGTGAATCATACTTCATCTTGCATTGCTAATGAAGGGAAATACGTTACAAGTGAATCTCTGACAGCGACATAATCACAAAGGTTTTTTGCAATCTACTACCAAAATGCACTTGAGGATTCCAGCAAAGAATGGAAAACAAACTTCAAAGATTTATCAACCGATTCTAAACCCCGAAGCCAATGAATGATCAAGGAACTTAAGTAGCGTTCAAAAAAGTCCTTCTTCTAAACAGAGTTATACGAGTTATGCAGAACCTTTCCTACAATCGCACAATACATTCCCCAGTGGGGAAAAGTtagttcaaaagatatgcaaagaatattctcCAGCGAAGCAACTTTAGTGCAAAGAATGTTCTTCATGAACGTCCAAAGAATCAACAAATGGCGCACTATCCGAGTTCAAAGAACATTCTCCTGCAGTAGTGCAAAGGATGTTCTTTGGTTATTCATCTTGCACTACCTATGGCTAGATCGTGCGATAAGAAGGTTCAATGTTGCTTCATAGAACATGCATTGTGCACTACCCCTAGTtagatgctacattgagaaggttcaaagttgcttcataggatatgcattttgcactaaccctggctagatgctacattgaggacgttcaaagttgcttcataggatatgcattttgcactaaccctggctagatgctacattgaggaggttcaaagttgcttcataggatatgcatcgtgTACTACCCCTAGCTTGATGCTACatcgagaaggttcaaagttgcttcatggGATATGCATCATTCACTACCCCTGGCTAGatactacattgagaaggttcaaagctaCTTCATAGGACATGCATCATTCACAACCCCTGGCTAGatactacattgagaaggttcaaagctacttcataggacatgcattttgcacaacccctggctagatgcttcattgggaaggttcaaagttgcttcatatgacatgcattttgcactacccctggctagatgctacattgaggaggttcaaaattgcttcataggatatgcatcgtgcactacccctggctagaaactacattgagaaggttcaaagttgctccATAGGTTATTCACCGTGCCCTACCCCTTACCAGATCCTACATTGAGAatgttcaaagttgcttcataggatattcACCTTACACTACCCCTTACCAGATCCTACATTGaaaaggttcaaagttgctttaTAGGATATGTATCGAGCTCCACCTCTTAGCAGACCCTACATTGTGAAGGTTCATAGTTGCTTCTTAGGATACGCATCGTGAACTACACCCGGCGAAATCCTACAG
The nucleotide sequence above comes from Ischnura elegans chromosome 13, ioIscEleg1.1, whole genome shotgun sequence. Encoded proteins:
- the LOC124170248 gene encoding putative nuclease HARBI1, which encodes MKLPSSDEDTARCKRSFYEKAQFPGVVGCIDCTHVPIVSPGGEFGELYRNRKGWFSLNVQVVAGPNMEIMDIVCRWQGSAHDARIFHNSRLKLKFETNEVKGILLGDSGYPLLPYLFTPVLRPESASERRYNISHIRTRCTVERTFGVWKRRFPCLSMKLRVKLFTAQKVILACAVLHNVAMQNHDPMPDRMPAMPRLEVPVQRLQPVHGRPNAIRAAFIERHFGEEVNVLEPQNVA